In a genomic window of Arachnia rubra:
- a CDS encoding VWA domain-containing protein, producing MNEERSRRWRMLLGSGPEGAADGLSTQDAAMDAALAALYGHRPEDRGRRGGGLGDSAPRVARWLGDIRRYFPSRVVQVMQADAIDRLGLKQLLLEPEMLEAVEADVHLVATLASLGRIMPQKAKASAREVVGRVVRQVEERLADRVQQAVRGALNRASRTTRPRLNDINWSRTIAANLGNYLPELKTVVPERLIGYGRRQTGFQREIVLVVDQSGSMAASVVYASIFAAVLASIKTVKTHLVVYDTAVADLTEQLNDPVEVIFGTQLGGGTDTSRALAYCEQLVQRPRDTVMVLISDLYDSQPKQMLRRITQFQQQGVTVVALLALDDNGTPSYHHEVANTLATMDVPAFACTPDAFPEMIALAISKGDLAGWAAAEKAAGA from the coding sequence ATGAACGAGGAACGCAGCCGTCGCTGGCGGATGCTGCTTGGTTCCGGCCCGGAGGGGGCTGCAGATGGCCTGTCCACACAGGATGCTGCGATGGATGCCGCTCTGGCTGCTTTGTACGGCCACCGGCCGGAGGATCGGGGACGGCGTGGTGGCGGGCTCGGTGACTCGGCGCCACGGGTGGCGCGGTGGCTCGGTGACATCCGCCGCTATTTCCCATCACGGGTGGTGCAGGTGATGCAGGCCGACGCGATCGACCGGCTCGGTCTCAAACAATTACTGTTGGAGCCCGAGATGCTTGAGGCTGTGGAGGCCGACGTGCATCTTGTCGCCACTCTGGCCAGCCTCGGCCGGATCATGCCGCAGAAGGCAAAGGCCAGTGCCCGCGAGGTCGTGGGCCGGGTGGTCAGGCAGGTGGAGGAGAGACTGGCCGACAGAGTGCAGCAAGCGGTGAGAGGGGCACTGAACCGGGCCTCCCGCACTACCCGTCCCCGCCTGAATGACATCAACTGGTCACGGACGATAGCGGCGAACCTGGGCAACTATCTGCCGGAGCTGAAGACAGTCGTGCCCGAGCGTCTCATCGGATATGGCCGGAGACAGACCGGGTTCCAGCGGGAGATCGTGCTGGTCGTGGACCAGTCTGGTTCGATGGCGGCATCGGTCGTCTACGCCAGTATCTTCGCGGCCGTGCTGGCGTCTATCAAGACGGTCAAGACGCACCTGGTGGTCTATGACACGGCTGTCGCTGACCTCACAGAGCAGCTCAATGATCCTGTGGAGGTCATCTTCGGAACCCAGCTTGGCGGTGGAACCGACACCAGCAGGGCACTTGCCTATTGCGAGCAGCTGGTTCAGCGCCCCAGGGACACCGTCATGGTGCTGATCAGCGACCTCTACGACTCCCAGCCCAAGCAGATGCTGCGTCGCATTACCCAGTTCCAGCAGCAGGGGGTCACTGTGGTGGCCCTGCTGGCACTCGATGACAACGGAACCCCCAGTTATCACCACGAGGTCGCCAATACTCTGGCCACGATGGATGTCCCGGCTTTCGCCTGCACGCCCGACGCCTTCCCAGAGATGATTGCTCTTGCGATCAGCAAAGGTGACCTGGCGGGCTGGGCAGCTGCCGAGAAAGCCGCCGGAGCCTAG
- a CDS encoding AAA family ATPase, whose product MTETVLRPHAEQAFAHELDALAKADDRPRPVNWRLSPWAVVQYLMGATLPDGTQITPKYVGNQRLIEVAVATLATDRALLLLGVPGTAKSWVSEHLAAAISGDSTLLVQGTAGTAEEAVRYGWNYARLLAEGPSEAALVASPIMTAMASGAIARVEELTRMPSDVQDGMITTLSEKTLPVPELGMEVQARAGFNLIATANDRDRGVNDLSSALRRRFNTVVLPLPSSAEEELRIVTRRVAELGRSLQLPEASDALTEIRRVVTVFRELRQGHTEDNKTSLKTPSATLSAAEAISVVTNGLALAAHFGDGVLRAEDVAAGIVGAVVKDPVADQVIWQEYLQTVVRERSGWKDFYRACRHVTQ is encoded by the coding sequence ATGACCGAGACTGTGCTTCGCCCACACGCCGAACAGGCCTTCGCGCATGAGCTCGATGCTTTGGCGAAGGCCGATGACAGGCCACGCCCGGTGAACTGGCGGCTTTCACCGTGGGCTGTGGTGCAGTACCTCATGGGCGCAACCCTGCCCGACGGCACTCAGATCACCCCGAAATACGTTGGAAACCAGAGGCTCATAGAGGTTGCGGTCGCAACTCTCGCCACTGACAGGGCGCTCCTGCTGCTGGGTGTCCCGGGTACCGCCAAGTCCTGGGTCTCCGAGCATCTGGCGGCCGCCATCTCCGGCGATTCCACGCTTCTCGTGCAGGGCACGGCAGGCACCGCGGAGGAGGCTGTGCGGTACGGCTGGAACTACGCTCGCCTGCTCGCGGAGGGGCCGTCGGAGGCGGCGCTGGTCGCGTCCCCGATCATGACGGCAATGGCTAGTGGTGCCATCGCTCGCGTTGAGGAGCTGACCCGGATGCCCTCCGACGTCCAGGACGGCATGATTACCACGCTCAGTGAGAAGACGCTGCCGGTTCCCGAGCTGGGTATGGAGGTGCAGGCCCGCGCTGGTTTCAACCTGATAGCCACCGCAAACGACCGAGACCGCGGCGTCAACGACCTGTCTAGCGCCCTGCGGCGGCGGTTCAACACGGTTGTGCTCCCGCTGCCCTCGAGTGCCGAGGAGGAGTTGAGGATCGTCACCAGGCGTGTCGCCGAGCTGGGACGTTCGTTGCAACTGCCTGAGGCCAGCGACGCCCTGACCGAGATCCGCCGTGTCGTGACGGTGTTCCGTGAGCTACGTCAAGGCCACACCGAGGACAACAAGACCTCACTGAAGACTCCCTCGGCGACGCTGAGCGCAGCAGAGGCGATCTCCGTGGTCACCAATGGCCTGGCGCTCGCAGCCCATTTCGGTGATGGCGTGCTGCGGGCTGAGGACGTCGCGGCCGGAATCGTCGGTGCCGTTGTGAAAGATCCCGTCGCTGACCAGGTGATCTGGCAGGAATACCTCCAGACGGTGGTGCGTGAGAGGTCCGGCTGGAAAGATTTCTACCGGGCCTGCCGCCACGTGACGCAGTGA
- a CDS encoding DEAD/DEAH box helicase: MTNLSDLLPQDPSPDSLLEIFTTWVEDSGISLYPHQEESLLAILTGDNAIITTPTGSGKSLIALGAHFAALAEGRSTWYTAPIKALVNEKFFALCDAFGAENVGMVTGDASVNADAPIICCTAEILANLALREGRDAKVSQVVMDEFHFLAEPERGWAWQVPLVELPQAQFVIMSATLGDVTGLAKDLTRRTGRETAVIGGVTRPVPLTYRWSLAPVHETIAEIIETHQAPVYIVHPTQGAAVEQAAALLSQGVVRKHGAAVPDELKQALAGFPFAGGFGATLSKLLRGGIGVHHAGMLPRYRRLVEQLAQRGLLAVICGTDTLGVGINVPIRTVLFSSLTKFDGRRQRVLRSREFHQIAGRAGRAGFDPIGYVVAQAPEHEVENARILARHQGDEKKLRSVRRKKPPEGFVNYTEATFNKLIESVPEQLHARMRISHALLLNLLQRNEETSIAVTRLIDSTHPEPKARRAMLRRAVGLGRSLLRAEVATRLPDPTPGGRRYELNVDLQRDFALNQPLSAFALSVIETLDPASADYALDVVSVIEATLEDPRVLLLAQQFKARGQAVAEMKADGWDYEERMDALEEVTWPQPLAELLERAHIEYSVRHPWLSETPVSPKSVVRDMYSQGMTFGEYVAHYKLQRTEGLLLRYLTDAYRALRQSIPEGLRTDDLEDLIAWLGETTRLVDSSLLDEWNELAALAGVPAEQRAEAAPPARPVTGNGRAFRVMVRNAMWRRVELCADDDVDALAALTSGDPMTRQRWDDALGNYWDEHEDIGVGADARGPAFFIVEEHRGGRLWEVRQIIDDPAGNRDWSIFATVDLDASDTAGELMLKTLDFSRLDG, from the coding sequence ATGACTAATCTCAGCGACCTCTTGCCCCAAGACCCCTCCCCCGATTCTCTCCTGGAGATCTTCACCACCTGGGTCGAGGACTCGGGAATCTCGCTGTACCCGCACCAGGAGGAGTCGCTGCTGGCTATTCTCACCGGCGACAACGCCATCATCACCACGCCGACGGGTTCCGGGAAATCACTGATCGCGCTCGGCGCCCACTTCGCGGCGCTCGCGGAGGGCCGCAGCACCTGGTACACCGCCCCGATCAAGGCCCTGGTGAACGAGAAATTCTTCGCCCTGTGCGATGCCTTCGGAGCTGAAAATGTCGGAATGGTCACCGGAGACGCCTCCGTCAATGCGGATGCCCCCATCATCTGCTGCACCGCCGAGATCCTGGCAAACCTGGCGCTGCGTGAGGGCCGGGACGCCAAAGTCAGTCAGGTAGTGATGGACGAGTTCCATTTCCTCGCCGAGCCAGAGCGTGGCTGGGCATGGCAGGTTCCGCTGGTTGAGCTGCCCCAGGCGCAGTTCGTCATCATGTCCGCGACTCTGGGGGATGTGACAGGTCTTGCGAAGGACCTCACCCGGCGCACCGGACGCGAGACTGCCGTGATCGGCGGGGTAACACGCCCCGTCCCTCTGACCTATCGCTGGTCCCTGGCACCAGTACACGAGACCATCGCGGAGATCATCGAGACACATCAGGCTCCCGTCTACATCGTCCATCCCACCCAGGGGGCCGCTGTCGAACAGGCAGCGGCGCTGCTCAGCCAGGGAGTGGTGCGCAAGCACGGAGCTGCGGTCCCGGATGAGCTGAAACAGGCGCTGGCAGGCTTCCCGTTCGCCGGTGGTTTCGGGGCGACATTGTCGAAGCTGCTGCGTGGCGGGATCGGCGTTCATCACGCGGGGATGCTGCCCCGTTACCGGCGGCTCGTGGAGCAGCTGGCACAGCGCGGACTGCTGGCGGTGATCTGCGGCACCGACACCCTAGGGGTGGGGATCAACGTCCCCATCCGTACCGTATTGTTCAGTTCCCTGACAAAGTTCGACGGCCGGCGGCAACGCGTACTGCGCAGCCGTGAGTTCCACCAGATCGCGGGGCGCGCTGGCCGGGCCGGTTTCGACCCCATCGGCTATGTCGTAGCCCAGGCACCTGAACACGAGGTGGAGAACGCCCGGATCCTCGCCAGGCACCAGGGGGACGAGAAGAAACTGCGTTCGGTGCGCCGGAAGAAGCCACCGGAGGGTTTCGTGAACTACACGGAGGCCACCTTCAACAAGCTGATCGAATCGGTGCCGGAGCAGCTGCATGCACGGATGAGGATCAGCCATGCCCTGCTGCTGAACCTGTTGCAGCGCAACGAGGAGACCAGCATCGCGGTGACGCGCCTCATCGACTCCACCCATCCGGAGCCGAAGGCCCGCCGGGCCATGCTGCGAAGGGCCGTCGGGCTTGGTCGTTCACTGCTGCGGGCCGAGGTGGCCACCCGGCTGCCCGATCCGACCCCCGGTGGCCGCCGGTACGAGCTGAACGTCGACCTGCAACGCGACTTCGCCCTCAACCAGCCCTTATCGGCCTTCGCGCTGTCTGTGATAGAGACCCTCGACCCGGCCTCCGCGGACTACGCCCTCGACGTGGTCTCGGTGATCGAGGCCACGCTGGAGGATCCACGGGTGCTGCTGCTGGCCCAGCAGTTCAAGGCACGCGGTCAGGCTGTCGCCGAGATGAAGGCCGATGGGTGGGACTACGAGGAGCGGATGGATGCCTTGGAGGAGGTCACCTGGCCGCAACCTCTGGCAGAGCTGCTGGAGCGGGCGCACATTGAATACTCCGTGAGGCACCCCTGGTTGTCGGAAACTCCCGTGAGCCCCAAGTCGGTGGTGCGGGACATGTACTCGCAGGGCATGACGTTCGGCGAATACGTGGCCCATTACAAGCTACAGCGCACCGAGGGACTGCTGCTGCGTTACCTGACCGACGCCTACCGGGCGCTGCGGCAAAGCATCCCGGAAGGCCTGCGCACTGACGATCTGGAGGACCTGATCGCCTGGCTCGGCGAGACCACCCGGCTGGTTGACTCATCGCTGCTGGATGAGTGGAACGAACTCGCAGCCCTGGCCGGGGTGCCTGCGGAGCAGCGGGCTGAGGCCGCTCCGCCAGCCCGCCCAGTGACGGGCAACGGGCGCGCCTTCAGGGTGATGGTGAGAAACGCCATGTGGCGGCGGGTGGAGTTGTGTGCCGATGACGACGTGGATGCGCTGGCCGCCCTCACCAGCGGCGATCCCATGACCCGGCAACGCTGGGATGACGCCCTCGGCAACTACTGGGACGAGCACGAGGATATAGGCGTCGGGGCGGATGCTCGTGGCCCTGCTTTCTTCATTGTGGAGGAGCACCGAGGCGGACGGCTGTGGGAGGTACGGCAGATCATCGATGACCCGGCGGGGAACCGGGACTGGTCGATCTTCGCAACGGTGGACCTGGACGCCTCAGACACCGCTGGCGAGTTGATGCTGAAAACCCTGGACTTCAGCCGCCTGGACGGCTGA
- a CDS encoding DUF5682 family protein, whose amino-acid sequence MSEVRIYGVRHHGPGSARSLLRALETFDPGAILIEGPADADAMVPYVTDLVPPIALLAWVADEPSRAAFWPFAAFSPEWQALSWAVRNSRSASFIDLPSSLSLAREHQERAMESDPLRLLADAAGYDDPERWWEDLVEQRDEDVFEVIGEAMAAIREGETADEENQLREAHMRKALRAARRRYEKIAVVCGAYHVPALAAKVTAAADNALLRQLPKVKTQVTWVPWSHGRLAASSGYGAGVRSPGWYHHLFTASDHPVERWLAHVGAVLREHDLPTSSAHVIEGVRLADSLAVLRGRPMPGLSEVQEATLAVLCEGNGLALDLVTREAIIGERLGAVPDQVPRTPFEADLNATARRLRLKQDATERELDLDLRKESGLARSCFLRRLQILGIGWGRPMGQSGTGTFRELWRLSWEPELAVAVVDASRWGSTVEAAAAAHLLSDTSNLAGVARGVDRALTADLPAAMPELLRLLDVRAAAETDVARLLEALPELVQAHRYGDVRGTDTGRLGEVVEALLGRACAGLPVALSGLTPEESERCRGLIDEANAAVGLLGETAQELWRNALRGAADRHDLPGLLAGRLVRILFDAGSLDADEVQQRLSLALSGGHPAREQASWAEGVLSGSSLLLLHSPALLEVLDSWVMGLAEELFTEILPVIRRAFGAWDKPERQALAGKVANLGGTGPVDEEEPDLAEMTAVLVTVDAILEGAR is encoded by the coding sequence ATGAGCGAGGTCAGGATCTATGGGGTCCGCCACCACGGGCCGGGATCGGCACGGTCGCTGCTTCGTGCCCTCGAGACTTTCGACCCCGGCGCGATCCTCATTGAAGGCCCGGCCGACGCTGATGCGATGGTGCCCTATGTGACGGACCTGGTGCCTCCCATCGCCCTGCTGGCCTGGGTGGCCGACGAGCCGTCGCGGGCTGCGTTCTGGCCGTTCGCTGCCTTCTCACCGGAATGGCAGGCGCTCAGCTGGGCGGTCAGGAACAGCCGCTCCGCCTCGTTCATCGACCTGCCCAGTTCGCTCAGCCTCGCCCGGGAACACCAGGAGCGGGCGATGGAGTCGGATCCGTTGCGGCTGCTCGCCGATGCGGCTGGCTACGACGACCCGGAACGCTGGTGGGAGGACCTCGTCGAGCAGCGTGACGAGGACGTCTTCGAAGTGATCGGCGAGGCGATGGCGGCCATCCGCGAGGGCGAGACCGCCGATGAGGAGAACCAGCTGCGTGAGGCCCACATGCGCAAGGCGTTGCGTGCGGCGAGACGCCGGTACGAAAAGATCGCGGTGGTGTGCGGTGCCTATCACGTGCCGGCGCTGGCGGCCAAGGTGACGGCCGCCGCGGACAATGCGCTGCTGAGACAACTGCCCAAGGTCAAGACGCAGGTCACCTGGGTGCCGTGGTCGCATGGCCGGCTCGCTGCCTCGTCAGGTTACGGCGCCGGTGTCCGGTCGCCTGGGTGGTACCACCATCTGTTCACCGCGTCAGACCATCCTGTCGAGAGGTGGCTGGCGCATGTCGGCGCCGTGCTGCGGGAACACGACCTGCCCACCTCGTCCGCCCACGTCATAGAAGGTGTCCGGCTCGCCGACTCCCTAGCCGTCCTACGTGGCCGCCCCATGCCGGGGCTATCCGAGGTCCAGGAAGCCACCCTGGCGGTGCTGTGCGAGGGCAACGGTCTTGCCCTCGACCTGGTCACCCGTGAGGCAATCATCGGTGAGCGCCTCGGTGCGGTGCCCGATCAAGTGCCCCGCACCCCGTTCGAGGCCGACCTGAACGCTACGGCCCGGCGGCTCCGACTCAAACAGGACGCCACCGAGCGGGAACTCGATCTCGACCTGCGCAAGGAGAGCGGCCTGGCCAGGTCCTGTTTCCTCAGACGGCTTCAGATTCTCGGTATCGGCTGGGGCAGGCCCATGGGCCAGTCCGGTACCGGCACGTTTCGCGAGCTCTGGCGCCTGTCCTGGGAACCGGAGCTCGCTGTCGCCGTTGTGGACGCCTCACGGTGGGGCAGCACCGTCGAGGCCGCAGCCGCGGCCCATCTACTGTCTGACACCAGCAATCTGGCGGGCGTCGCCCGGGGCGTGGACCGGGCGCTGACAGCCGATCTGCCCGCGGCGATGCCCGAGCTGCTGCGGCTCCTGGATGTCAGGGCTGCTGCCGAGACGGATGTCGCCAGGCTCCTAGAGGCCCTGCCAGAACTCGTGCAGGCCCACCGCTACGGCGATGTGCGGGGCACTGACACCGGCCGGCTGGGAGAAGTGGTTGAAGCGCTGCTTGGCAGGGCCTGCGCCGGCCTGCCTGTGGCGCTGAGCGGGCTCACTCCCGAGGAATCCGAGCGATGCCGGGGTTTGATAGACGAAGCCAACGCGGCCGTCGGGCTGCTGGGGGAGACAGCCCAGGAGCTGTGGCGCAATGCCCTGAGGGGCGCAGCTGACCGTCACGACCTGCCCGGCCTGCTCGCCGGACGACTCGTCAGGATCCTGTTCGATGCCGGCAGCCTGGATGCTGACGAGGTGCAGCAGCGGTTGTCGCTGGCCCTCTCGGGCGGCCATCCGGCGCGTGAACAGGCATCGTGGGCTGAGGGTGTCCTGTCGGGCAGCTCCCTGCTGCTGCTCCACTCGCCAGCGCTGCTGGAGGTGCTTGATTCCTGGGTCATGGGGCTCGCTGAGGAGCTGTTCACGGAGATACTTCCCGTGATCCGCCGGGCCTTCGGGGCATGGGACAAGCCTGAACGGCAGGCTCTTGCCGGGAAGGTGGCCAACCTCGGCGGTACCGGTCCGGTCGACGAGGAGGAACCTGATCTGGCTGAGATGACGGCTGTGCTCGTCACTGTCGACGCGATCTTGGAGGGAGCGCGATGA
- a CDS encoding GNAT family N-acetyltransferase: MPPVIRSASYEDLPAIVEIYNEGGVATTASYDVEPVTLEERTAWFERLRNQGHPVLVFEDEGRVTGFASYGPFRDKAAYGQTVEHSVYVAENSRSRGAGRLLLRTLIDHARGSGVHVMVGVLDAGNMASRAFHRSLGFTESAVLPEVGRKFGRWLDVVFVTYRFDGISAVE; this comes from the coding sequence ATGCCACCTGTGATCCGTTCCGCCAGCTATGAGGACCTTCCCGCCATCGTCGAGATATACAACGAGGGTGGTGTCGCCACCACCGCCTCCTATGACGTCGAGCCCGTGACCCTCGAGGAACGTACGGCATGGTTTGAGCGCTTACGGAACCAGGGACATCCTGTCCTGGTGTTTGAGGACGAGGGCAGGGTGACCGGTTTCGCCAGTTACGGGCCCTTCCGCGACAAGGCGGCCTACGGGCAGACCGTCGAGCACTCCGTCTATGTCGCTGAGAACAGCCGGTCCAGGGGAGCAGGACGGTTGCTGCTGCGGACTTTGATCGACCACGCGCGCGGCAGTGGCGTCCATGTCATGGTTGGTGTCCTCGACGCTGGCAACATGGCCTCACGCGCCTTCCACCGGAGCCTCGGGTTCACCGAGTCGGCGGTGCTGCCCGAAGTCGGGCGGAAGTTCGGGCGCTGGCTTGATGTCGTGTTCGTCACCTACCGTTTCGATGGAATCAGCGCCGTTGAGTAG
- a CDS encoding SWIM zinc finger family protein: protein MPELWTVERIEAAAPDSSSATAGRKLAKPGPWSDIGFQGNLLWGACQGSGKTPYRVSIDTASPAYKCSCPSRKFPCKHALALLFLWAQGQVSESGEIAGFASQWAGAREARAGRKKTEARERTEEQKAAATKRAAQREERVANGLTELDRFLADQLRQGLATHAGDRSRRLEHMAARMVDAQAPGIASRLRELATVPSSGDWPTQVVDGYGSLHLLAVAWAGRDKLPSGLAETVRSHIGFTTRVEDVLMTPGVRDRWVVLGMHDADEEQVSVRRVWLWGRETGRRALVLFFARGGDGFDTSLYPGTEIDADLHFYPGRPPLRAAVGSTYAELPRVSGWELAGDDVATAISQLRDAVAADPWCEAWPVAIQGSLTRESGGCWLVSERAVALTGTHTDHWRMLAEIGTTPVTVFGELSADGLRPIAYLREATVCPL from the coding sequence ATGCCTGAACTGTGGACAGTGGAGCGCATCGAGGCCGCTGCGCCTGACTCGTCGTCGGCAACCGCTGGACGCAAACTGGCGAAGCCAGGGCCCTGGTCTGACATCGGTTTCCAGGGCAATCTCCTGTGGGGTGCCTGCCAGGGGTCGGGCAAGACGCCGTACAGAGTCAGCATCGACACCGCCTCGCCCGCATACAAATGCTCCTGTCCTAGCCGCAAGTTCCCCTGCAAGCATGCCCTTGCCCTGTTGTTCCTGTGGGCGCAGGGCCAAGTATCCGAATCTGGTGAGATCGCTGGGTTCGCCTCGCAGTGGGCTGGAGCACGCGAGGCGAGGGCGGGCAGGAAGAAGACCGAGGCCCGAGAACGGACTGAGGAGCAGAAGGCCGCCGCTACCAAGCGTGCCGCACAGCGCGAGGAACGGGTCGCCAATGGTCTGACCGAGCTTGACCGCTTCCTGGCTGATCAGTTGAGACAAGGCCTTGCCACCCACGCCGGCGACCGCTCGAGACGACTGGAGCACATGGCGGCCCGCATGGTGGATGCACAGGCCCCGGGGATCGCATCGCGGCTGCGGGAACTCGCCACCGTGCCCTCGTCGGGAGACTGGCCCACCCAGGTGGTCGATGGATATGGTTCCCTCCATCTCCTAGCCGTGGCCTGGGCCGGCCGTGACAAGTTACCCAGCGGCCTTGCTGAGACCGTCCGCTCCCACATTGGATTCACCACCCGTGTCGAGGATGTGCTCATGACCCCCGGCGTCAGAGACCGCTGGGTGGTGCTGGGCATGCACGACGCCGACGAGGAGCAGGTCAGCGTGCGGCGGGTATGGCTATGGGGCCGGGAGACCGGCAGGCGTGCGCTCGTGCTGTTCTTCGCCCGGGGAGGCGATGGTTTCGACACCAGCCTCTATCCCGGAACCGAGATCGACGCAGACCTTCACTTCTACCCCGGCAGGCCACCGCTGCGTGCCGCGGTCGGATCCACATACGCTGAGTTGCCGCGCGTCAGCGGCTGGGAACTCGCTGGTGATGACGTCGCCACCGCCATCAGCCAGCTGCGCGACGCTGTCGCCGCCGATCCCTGGTGCGAGGCCTGGCCGGTCGCCATCCAGGGCTCACTGACCCGGGAGTCGGGGGGCTGCTGGCTGGTCTCTGAGCGGGCTGTTGCCCTGACAGGTACCCACACCGATCATTGGCGCATGCTGGCTGAGATCGGCACCACGCCGGTCACCGTTTTCGGTGAGCTCAGCGCGGATGGCTTGCGACCCATCGCCTACCTGCGGGAAGCGACGGTGTGTCCACTGTGA
- a CDS encoding DUF5691 domain-containing protein has protein sequence MSTVKPTQLITAALVGSPDPALLDQAARHAALRRATVRTRELPAPAPAPGQEPDQPSSAFAATVSMVLARPAAMRDPILVEALEQLATAGLVLPVKLLVPLLVAAGSSRDIAARLPAVLGRRGRWLAQLDSDWLRHQAIAAPDPLDWEEGSLAERIAWLRHLRAADPAAGRELVQQARSEKAADRAQFVAALEVGLGPGDEELLEVSLRDRSKQVGRAAAGLLARLDGSAYLTRVLELARGCFSLRDKPRKGLLSRLRAPEQDILAAAPPEQDLVAGFYADVAATQVVKGPAGRVQLLAAMMPPHRWAELGISVAGLGAGVLCDDEHIDVAQALTCAAIRWGNTEAARVLLTRHLDPALLPLLPATERDTVLVKIVHATTPKELPGLCSRLLAQQGLRLSREAAGVILDGIFAHAKTKNTVPEAPARLLAFAAEPSAASGLLPRLTLLGQQPGLSTFNQRIARDAAAALTLRQGIHESINQPEETR, from the coding sequence GTGTCCACTGTGAAACCCACCCAGCTCATAACCGCCGCGCTGGTCGGCAGCCCCGACCCGGCGCTCCTCGACCAGGCTGCCCGCCACGCAGCGCTGCGCCGGGCCACCGTCCGCACACGTGAGCTCCCAGCGCCGGCACCCGCTCCCGGGCAGGAACCGGACCAGCCTTCCAGCGCATTCGCGGCAACGGTCAGTATGGTCCTCGCCCGCCCGGCGGCGATGCGCGACCCGATCCTGGTGGAGGCCCTGGAACAGCTGGCCACCGCGGGCCTGGTGCTGCCGGTCAAGCTCCTCGTCCCGCTGCTGGTCGCCGCCGGATCCAGCCGTGACATCGCGGCAAGGCTTCCGGCGGTGCTGGGGCGCCGGGGTAGGTGGCTGGCTCAGCTCGACAGCGACTGGCTGCGCCACCAGGCCATCGCCGCTCCGGACCCACTCGACTGGGAGGAGGGAAGCCTGGCCGAGCGGATCGCATGGCTACGCCACCTGCGTGCGGCGGACCCGGCCGCGGGCCGCGAGCTCGTCCAGCAGGCCCGCAGCGAGAAGGCCGCTGACCGCGCGCAGTTTGTCGCTGCGCTTGAGGTCGGTCTCGGCCCCGGTGATGAGGAACTGCTTGAGGTATCGCTGCGAGACCGGTCCAAACAGGTGGGGCGTGCCGCCGCCGGGCTCCTCGCCCGGCTCGACGGATCGGCCTATCTCACCCGTGTGCTGGAGCTGGCCCGAGGCTGTTTCAGCCTGAGGGACAAGCCACGGAAAGGGCTGCTCAGCAGGCTCCGTGCGCCAGAGCAGGACATTCTCGCCGCTGCGCCGCCTGAGCAGGACCTGGTTGCTGGCTTCTACGCTGACGTCGCCGCCACGCAGGTCGTCAAAGGACCGGCCGGACGAGTGCAGCTTCTCGCCGCGATGATGCCGCCGCACCGCTGGGCCGAACTGGGGATCAGCGTCGCTGGTCTCGGAGCCGGCGTGCTCTGTGACGATGAACACATCGACGTGGCCCAGGCGTTGACCTGTGCCGCGATCCGCTGGGGCAACACGGAGGCTGCCCGTGTGCTGCTCACCAGGCACCTGGATCCAGCGCTTCTGCCGCTTCTGCCGGCCACAGAGCGCGACACCGTCCTGGTCAAGATCGTCCATGCCACCACTCCCAAAGAACTCCCCGGGCTCTGCTCCAGGCTGCTGGCGCAGCAAGGCCTGCGCCTGTCCCGCGAGGCCGCGGGCGTGATCCTGGACGGCATCTTCGCCCACGCGAAGACCAAGAACACAGTTCCCGAGGCCCCGGCCCGTCTCCTGGCGTTCGCGGCTGAACCCAGCGCTGCCTCCGGGCTGCTGCCTCGCCTCACGCTTCTTGGCCAGCAACCCGGCCTGTCCACGTTCAACCAGCGTATAGCGCGTGACGCCGCAGCTGCCCTGACGTTGCGCCAGGGCATCCACGAATCCATCAACCAGCCCGAGGAGACCCGATGA